The genomic DNA GTAAATATCGCCAACAAATTTAAGGGAGCGCAAATgcagttcttaaaaattcaacaagttTGCGTATTCGGTATGGTGAACGCACGGATGCAAAGTCTAAAGCGTTGAATGTGGGTACGTTGGATAGTTGTATGGGGTGGATAACCTGTGGTAGAAGGTTCGAATCCTCCTTACATCcgatttcattttctttttattttttttcccaatagttttattcccttttttgtttacaatttaTGTTAACGTGAAATGCCACTTGTATTTAGATTTTTTCAGTGTCGCcttgttcagtttattttttgaatgggagATGTGCTCTCGGATGATGTAACTTTTGAGCGAACGAGAGCAGATTTCGTGTCGTGATTACCCCATATACTACTGGTAACGGCAAGCAGGGGCTcatagacaatcttggacagaataaagtggaacagaaatgccccctctcccccaaatcaaggatgaaagtgtgtgaaggccaaaacgcgccattttcccatcactgattttggggggaggggtggtctcaatgttccatttaatttgtccaagattgtaatttgcaatggaggctaatgcgggggaatatattaaaaaagtaTTTACATTTGGAAAGATTCCctcacattagcctccattgcaagctaattCCAGTCCAAtgctgagaatacgaatatggtctatttatCTGAATTAactattattgttaatttcagaagactgaaagcttgatataaATTGTGGGAAATGGTCACATTTGTTTGAAAAGACAGCCCAAGTGTATGGATATGGGAATGTTGATTAATTTAACCCGttacctaaccacttgaccacctcACACCGATAGCTGCTCATAGACAATATTTAAACACTATtaatttgataatgctgtattaattatcactcggcaacaaacaatattaaacactgcaaaaggtcTGTTTCCAAactcacgacaaagctaaacattttgaaattaaaGCCCACGCCTCCTAATTAGTctaccttaggcctaattactcttcagcaataatattctatgggagacttaaataatgtttttcttttaatttggaaagagcggtgtcttgatcttcagcgGTGAAGCGGAGAGAATCGGTTCTTATAGGGTTgaaactccgggttcaaatcctatcCACGGGTATGATTTTTGTCTTCCTtgttttctctgctaccacaagtcctgggacacagtgtcctaaattaacgataatagtaaattcagagcaaattagcaATTGTGTATATCAGTAAATTCGGGGAGGAGGACATGTTGTTCCGTCCGACAAGACTAGCggaattcacctttatcactcggcggccattttggagtccgttgggaataaaggctttgtctttgcattgactttgcccgtccagcctcacactaaatgagaggttcgacgggcaaaatcttttgtttggacattgagtgatatgggtcaaTTGGTCGTCTTGAATTCACATTAATCGACCAAACCACAGGACGATTGGTCCGTTTAAACGATTTGTTCGTCTTCTagtgtgaaaacggccattctcaGGCTCGGAAAGATTTCACGACTTCGCGTCAGTTTGACACGAAGTTTTTGTGAGATTCAAACGCGGTATCCAAGGAAagcaataggctagtttcgaattgtgcaacAACAAAAGGatagagtcgaggttcaggggaataattagcattctgttttgttcaaaacaaaggaaaatgcaagttattcccctgaacctcgactgtgttcttttgttgctgcacaattcaaaACCAGTCTatttaaatgttaaatgttaattccattcttttgaaatttgtaaGCTTTTGTAATTGTTGCTAGGCAGAAATATAATTCACGACTACAAAAGTagtttattttcatgatttgCTTAGTTCTAGATGAAAGGAGTTGGCAAATTAAGTCACACGAGAGAGGAACGGATCCTCGCGACTTTCAAAACGGAAGAACAATAACTGAAGTAGAAAAGCCAATCCCGAAGATAAAAATACAAGGTAAAGTCAGTAGCTCATCAAGGGGAACCTTTATCCCCCTTTCTTGACCGAGGAGtgaaccctttcccgagtagattcaGCACTCAGCACGCCCACCTTTGTAAGAGCCAATTTTCCTTTGGGGATTCAGGATGTACACTGTTATAAACTATTACAGTTAGTATGCTGTTTTCAATAGCTTATAAATTGTAGATAGGGGATCTTCCTAGAACCGTTCGATTAGAGCTTGCTAAGATCTCCTGTCATTATATGTGTTTTATTAGCAGATAATTAATCCTAGAGAAAGCATTACAAATGGAATATAAtggacaaataaataaataaataaataaataaataaataaataaaagccattcaaaacaaagctattccagcgtcaagggaaatacGATACTTTTCGCGGAAAAACTTGtttctaaaataaatttacttggGAACGGGTTAACTCAAGGAATTTTTCCACGCCCTGTAGTAAGCTCTTCAACATGGGAGCCTGTTCTTTCTCGTTTAATAATAGTTACTAcgtggagatggttatgaaactcgacaaatctttttctttcatgtttttgtatttttggccttgacgaTGCGCAAAACACaccagttattcaagtcaagcgtCGGAgggatatttttattttcaatttgtttagagctgcttttttctctatattgcaatttttggcatatctttagaagatttttaattttgaatctgattaggttgcatgatgccttgACGACCTTTGGTTTTCTCATTTATTTGATTgctggagctccgcttttaggcctgGCTTTTAGGCCTGGCTATATCTATATATTACACTTTGTTTACCCCCAtaattttgcataaccattgttttcgatttctcttggggcTTGAAATTAAACCGGCAAAGTCAAAGAAACTTATTTGCCATTTTagaaaattcacaaaaaagAAGATTAGTTAGAATAAATTTTAAAGGTCTCATGGCAAACAGTATCCTGTCGTTTGCTGTTTCACGTTAGCGCAATGCTGAAACCGAGAGCTGTTATACTGTGCAATTTtatgtgcaacttgtctcgcaaagCTGTTGCGAGACAGTTGCACGAGTTATTGCCCAATGTAGCATACtttgcaacggccaaaaacgttgcgcgaccagttgcagaaaccgttgcggaaagtagaattgagATCTGCTTTCCTCAGCGGTTGCAACGATTTTTTTCATCTGTCCTGCATCTTATGTCCcaacggtttgcggcaccagccaatgaaaatgtgcctttaacctcatgtgacCATCGAAaggagacaagttgcatgaaacgttgctcaTTGTAACACcggtaaaacaacttgtttcgtaatgtgaaaacgtttgtagaaatggcgttgcCAGGCaggttgcacgaaaaattgcagaGTCAAACAGCGCCtttaatatgcaaaatttggaggggcaaacaaagagtattatgggatAATTATACTAACTTCAAAATAGAGAATCTCTgttgttttcacatgacgccaTCGTCGCCGTGGTACAATTGCTGGACGAAaagaaaagatctctcattagctcatTTTGTTCGTCCACCGGCGATTGTACAATGCAGCATTGTTATTTGTGTCtccagagattggttgcaaacaacCTATATTCATATTAGCTCTCTCTGTCATTTCCCCCTTCTTAAGGTCGGTGCCTACTaaatcaaaggtatttttgcgcggtttactgaatctgcgggaaaagcagaccttaacaagtgttattgaaatcaaaaaagaaaattaggggtaaccacgcatttttcgaagataattaatcaacagtatttgtaaaaagctttgaaatacaaagcaatgtatggcgttcttttccaaattggagcttaattatctctgaaaaatgcatagttacccccaattttctttttggataccaagagcacttgctaagttctgcttctccgcatagtttttaaccgcgcaaaaatatccctgtattaattaataagcatcacccataggaagtccaagtatctcgagatgcgcagaacgtatgcgcaataacaataataaataggCACCATCCTCAAAGGCAGGAGCTGATGTTTTATGGGAGCATAATTATAATTGACCTTTCGTTTCCTTATTTCTGTTCTATCTGTTTTAGGGGTTTTAGCCGGTAGAACGGCACGTGTCATCAGAatgcattttcaaaatcttggAGACAATGGTTTGTGGatggattttaatttttgtggtcaaaaaaaaatcataatagtttaaactgtttatttatttatttatttatttatttatttagtaacTTCCATTTAGTGAAAAAAGGCACTAAATGAGGGACTAACGTACGGACTCAAAGTCCGGTTGTAAAATGTcgtaaaatgaaaatcctttgGGCATTCCTAACCAATCAGACGAACTCAAAAAAGTAAGTGCACCGCACGCCGCACATGCAAGTCATTGTTGTATTGCTAAGGTGTTGCTAACTCTCAAGATGCCGAAGCTCACCCCAATAAGCCTTCTTAGCCGAGTGGGGCGGGGGTTGTTGTGTGGGAATGAATaatatgcaagaaaaaaagaggaaagccAACGGGCTGCATTTTTCTAACCCTTTTTTTATTACTATCATTTTAAATTTCAGGTCAGTACGATCAGTTCCTTCGAGACATGCAAAAGTTAGATGCGAGTGTCGGCGGAAAACCCCGGTTTAACGACCTCGTGTTGGCTGTAAAACTAGAGGTGAATACTTGTGACGTGAGGGACTTCGTGTCTTGGTCGACCATGGGCCTTATGTGTTTTCAAATGCAACCACAGATGATTGAGGTGCAATGCACCCGCGCGAAGGATTGGAAACTAGTTACTTTTCCGAGGCAGGATTCAAACCCACGACCCCCGAAAAACCAGCCTGACTCTCAACCCATTGAGCTGTTAAGAAATCTTGGGAGTTAGGCCGCTTATctaggtcctgaatggacaataTCTCCCACCGGTCAGCGGGCTCTACAAAGTCATGCGCCCATAAACTTTCAAATGCgactatagagtgttttcacgtgacgtcacagaggccatgttggtatccctacgcaaagaaatggcggccatgttggtgtccccaactaatacttcgggaattgagctctattatcatgcaaacgttttgttttgtgtcggtggaaaaacaacgttactgatcacgtgagtgaaaacactcaatGGATGTTTCCCTCTTCATGGTCTATAAAACCCTAGAAAACGGTCGTTTAATTTGTATAAAGTTGTCAGCTTAACACTTCACTCTTATGGtcttattttttcttcaaggaAGCCATCATGAATTTTGGGCAGAACAAAATGGACGACTGTCTTGCCACTTGTCAATATGTCTGCGCACGCGCTACCCGTCATAACTCAGGCAACTGGCCTTTTCTTCAGGCTAAGGCCTATTACATCATTTCTGCTGTGTATCGACAAGCCGAGGACTTTGATCTGGCAAATGAGTACATGGAAAAGTCCTCTGAGGTACTGGTATTTGTAATTGGCTATAAAACTGTTTTTTGAAAGGGGAAAATATATGcaatgatgcattttttttgtaGAAAGATGTTGAATGTCACAGTTCGTGcacaattaaataaaaaatgaattggctacaccttttttcctttttgcctgGAGTAAGAAGTAATGTCCACCTAGAAAAACACATACCGGCGACAGAAATACGGCTCTCGGTTTAGCCTTGTGTATTAAACCTGTGAGTCTTCAAACGATCTTGCTAAGAGTAGTTTCAGTGATTCGGCAAGATGTGTTTCTTTAGCACGTGAATTAGTGCTAGGCGTCATGCGCGCGTTAGGACTGGACTATGTGTGACGTCGGATGACGTGACTGCAAAAACAACACGTGTGCTCGAGAGGAAgcaaaaaagaactgaaaaaagaaagatgTAGAAACAACTGAAGTAAAGTGGTTGTAAACTCAGAAGCTAAATACACGCTGAAGCAACCCAATTCTCACGTTGGTTCAGTGTAACAATCACAACACTGGCCGACAAATTAACATCAAACCAGAAACGTAATCTATATTATCCATATTTATGTTTTGGCATTAGTGCTTGGAACCTGCTTGTTTAAATGAAGAGACTGCAGTAAACCGATACAATGCAGCAGCCCTGTTGGCAGAAAGGTCAGCGGCCGTTGGCTTAACAAGCGACGAAGAGCATCTGGCAGAACGACTGTTTGAAGAAGTGGCAGGAATCTGGGCAGAGCAGAAAGAGAACGAAAGCAAGCGGTGTGTCATAAGAAGCATGAATAGACTTATTATGTTTCTTTTGAAGACATCCCGCACGAAGTTTCCTGATCtaaggtaatttgaaaaaaaaaaaaaaacaaacattgtaaatatggtatttcccaccaaaaacaaaaagatcgATACCGGGAGCCCATGATTAGGaccgtacaacttcattgtatttgagGAACGTGGTTTTTATagaccaagttatttttagattgattttcccgcgaaaccaaaCATTTCCAGCCAATcgcaagtcttgcatgagaaatggGATAGAGAATGGTCACTTGTGCAGGCTAAAACTTATAAGAACTCACCTAAAAATAGCTTGTTCTGTGAAAATGCTATCACATTAACCTAGTATTGGAGTGGTAGGTTCCTGCTTATGGGCTCCTATCGATGCTGAGAATGACAGGTAATTGGTCGTCTGGTTCTTACGATAGAATATATGAATATTCATGTATTTGAACTTCTCAGTGGAGAGAGTTAGAAAGATCATCGCTGTTTGATAAGCAAGTTCAGCTGTTGCAAGTAAGCCTGAAGAAATCCAGACTTAACCGGGATTCGACCAGGTAACCGTACGATTTGCGCTACACTACTCTTCCAAGAGAACTATTAAGCCAGCAGGAAGCTGGTTGATTACGACTGAGACTATCCCagctggcttgatagctcagttggaatCTTACGGCCACGGGTACAAATCCCATCCAAGCCTGGATTGCTTCAGGCTTTCTTTCAACGGCTGGAGTTGCTGCGATGATCTTTCTAACTCTCATTCTCCGCTCCACATCCTTTTCATTGGGGACTTTATTTCGTAGACTTAGCATAGGCAGACAAATGAGACCCGAAACCTTTTTTGATCCCTTCTGGCACCTCGAATGTGGTTGATTGTACCCCCACCGTCACTGGTACGAATGCTCCTGTAATCTTGCCTGAACCAATTTTCATAGCGGGAGCGAGTTGTTTAAGCCGGAGGAGCCCTAATAGAGATTAAAACTCCTGGCGATTAACGCATTGGTTTGGTCAACTTGGACCCATGATTTTCGATAGTTAGTAGGGGTTCCAACTACTCGGCCTTGATTTGAAATCAGTCGAATGGCTTTAGCCTGACCCTACGGAGTCGTCAGATGTCTTCAGGTGTTGCAAGTTCTTATAAGCACGCCGATTGTCACAAGCGTCACGGTGACCAAGCGTCCTCTAGCCCCTCTCCGCGACTTTAACGTTACTTTAACAACAGGAAATAATGTCCCTCTAACTTACACCTTAATTAAAGATATCGGGTTTCCAAACCTCCAACTTGAAAATGCCACGAATGCTATCGTTAACTATTCTATTGTCAGTACATAGTTGACGCTTAAGTTACTTTGAATGGATTGATCAAAAATGGAACTGTTGTCCCATGACAGAATAACAGTGTCTGGCATTCATTGATCCGTATccattgtttttcttcttttttgtttttgttttttcttttgcatttaaaGTTGCCGTAGTCAATTGTGTTCCTTATCTGTATCGATCTATTTTGCGCTGTAGTTTAAACGTGGCTTTAACTAAACTAGGCTGGACGTATATCCGAATTAAGCATGCAACTTTGAAGATGTATCCCAAAGAGGTGTCCCACCATTTGTGCTTCTGCAAAGTTAACAGAGCACACCCAAAGCCAGATTCTTCAGTTCCAACACTGAGGACATCTCTTGTTAGCATCATCATGGTGAAGGGAAGCAGTATTGTTTTCTTGGAAACAAGATAAGCCCTGTAAGTGCAGGCTTTACAGACGTGCATTGCATGGGTATGCAAGATTGCTTTGTTCTAACGCCGTTGAACTATAAAGAAACGGATGCAGCATCAATGTGCACCCATGCACCGATGATCGGTGGCTCGGCAGATAGTTGACCATCCGGCGGGCTTTCGTGCGGAACATTGCGGGTTTAAAGcccggtcggaccaacactcagggtctaaAAAATAACTGAGCAGAAAATGGTTCGTTTGTAGTTCTTGTAATAGCAACTGCATATGGTTAGATTTCAAGTTCCCTTGGATAAAGCCTATGAACCGTAGACCCCACGTGTAACGACCTGTCAATTAACACTGTGAGACCTTTCTCATTCATCCATAAGCTGGGTGGGTTGGTGACATCAAATATGGATTGATAGCGGCTTGCAGACGCAGCTGACGTCCAACATCACTCCAGAGAAAGAACAGTAAACCGTCACTGAGACTGTATGTGATATGTTCGGTATTTAACATCAATTACCATTAACATGTACATTTGGTCACCATTTTTAATCAATACGATGATGCAAAACGTTGGATGATCTTAAACGAAAAGGCCTCGTCTGAAAGGGTGTCAAAAACTTGGAGCCAAAATGCCAGTAGCAAAACCACGATCTGCGTAGTGTTGAGAAAGGTTGGTCATTTGACATCACCAGTGAGAAAAATAATGAATTGCAAACGGGAAtgttaaattatgaaaaatatcaaaatagctttaaatttATTAGAGTATCAATGCTAATGGAAACAGGCCCACCTGCACCACTAGTTAGGATGACTGCCATTCAATCGGACCAAAGCAAATGAATGTTCGCTTTGATCAGAGGGACAGCCAGAGTACTCTGGGAAACACTTCTCTAAGCAGTGTAGAGAACCAGTAGACTCAACTTCATACGGCGTTGAGTGTGTGAGGGTAAGGCGAGTTCCATTACTCGTCAACCCCTCTCCGCCCCGttttcgttttgaaaatagggagcttaagcacgcgcgtttttgagacgcggacggcaaccggaagagaacatttcgcgggCCAGGACAGCgttgtctcccagatttttatactaatcatctcgaATGCAGCAAGGATACTTGATAATGTAAATGTAGCTGTGTGAAgagaagttaaaagagaaaacaggtcacttccggttgccgtccgcgtctcaaaaacgctcgtgcttaaactccctaatgataTCAAAAATACGCCCGAAAAGTTTGGGAGGATCTCGAGAAACACCTCTCAGGGCACAAGAAATAAGGCTTTTGTGTTCTCTGTGTTACAGACCCTAAAGAAACTTCATTCGATCCGAGAGCAATTGTTTTCTGCCGGGCCATTATATATGaagttttcattcaatttgTCTTTACAGAAAAGACGTATCTGAAGTTCGTTTGGCTAAAGCGAGTGAAGTCATTAAGAAATGTGAGAGAAATCTACTTCCACAATGTCCAAAAAGATTGAAAGGCACTTTCCTCATGGGAAAAGCCGATTATTTCATCCGGCGGGCCACGAGGAAAGGACCAGGTATTACAGAGCAAGAGAGGAGAGAAGACTTGATCACAGGTACCCTGTCATGTTCGCTTCTTATTAAAAACTGTTTTAGTTACCTGTTTTAGTTACTCGAGAAGCTAACATTGCTCTACCTCCGGGCATTTAACTTTCCGCGTACTTCGTTACTTTATTTACTCCACGCTTCGATGATCTTTTTTTCACTTGCTCACCATGTGACGTATCTTTAGGTTTCTTTGACACCCATTTACCTGAGATTTAGGCTCATTTCATCTTCGTCCGAGTAAATAGAGGAATTATAATACCAAAGGGtgtagacaatttaagcaattgtcactttttaaacacctgaaaaattcaagcgacttcaacgggattcgaattAACCCATGACCCCCGCGATCCCGGTGCAATGGACGTATTCTCCATTTATGATTTATTGGAGATAAGTGATAAACAAATGTGTGGGAAGCTAAATAGCGAGTGCGGTCACTCTTTGACATCCCTGCTGACGAAGAGAACAGAATCAAAATACAACTTGAGAGGGACGCAGACGCAACGGCCAGTAATCCGGCATACCGAAAGATTTAAACATATCTGTGCCAACAGACTAATTTTGAAGTAAAATTTGCCTGCCCACTAAATTAAATGTAATTGAGCATAATACATAATACTCTTAATGAAGAGAACAagacttttaaatttgaaaaaagacatgTGTCGGCAACTCctgtgccatcatcagtttgtgGATGGAATAACAATAATGTACAATATATAGCggaaaatttgaataacaatggTGTGATACAACAACTGATTACAAAGAGAGATTAAGATTTACATGAAACAATTGTTGATTGAGGGAGGGTTTCTCCCAATGAATGTGCAACGCCTCCTTGATTTTTAATTGTGTCCGTGATGTTGCTTGACCTATGACAACAAAGCATTCGCTCGAACAAAGTGCCTGACACCCAGGTGACTCCTGTAAATGCTGAAAAATGTGAGAGGCCTTATCCATATTTAAGTGCTCGTTTATGCGTGTGCAAATGTGTCGGGACGTCTCGCCAACATAGCAGGCACCGCAGCCTGCACAACTAAATCTATAAACAACGCATGATTTGAGCTCTTTAGGGATAAGGTCTTTCACGATAAACAAAGAGCCGATTTTGAACGAAGAAAACACTAGCTTGATATTAGAGCTGTTGTTACAAAAACGCTGAATGGTTCTGCGAATCCCCTTTTGTGCAATAGCAGAAAATTTGCCCACCTAAGGTAATTTAACGTAGGAGCACTCTGGGCTGTTGTTGCCATTTTGCCTGTTAAACTGAAAAAACTTATTGATAGTGGAATTAATAGCCTTGTCGATAAGGTGTGCTGGATAAgaatttttgagtaaaaaatcCCTTATCTTAGTTGTTTCTTGATGGAATCCTAACCAAGTACTATTAATCTTATACGCTCTATCTATAAGAGTTCTAATTAAGCCTAACTTATACGAGTATGATGTAAAGCTAGTGAAATTCATAAGGAGGCCAGTAAAGGTGGATTTGCGGAGCACCGTGGTGAGAACAGGGACCCGATTGTTGTCAATGAGGACATCTAAAAATGGCAACCTGTTATCAGATTCCTTTTCCGTGGTGAACCGTATATTTATATGCCTGCTTTTAAGGTAATGAAAAAACTGCACCGCATCGGCTTCAGAGTGAAATACACAAAAGGTGTCGTCGACGTACCGTCGGTAGAACAAAACCTCCGTAAGACCGAAATTTTGTAACCACTCCCTCTCATGATGACCCATAAAAAGATTGGCCAATACTGGTGCGAGGGGGGACCCCATAGCTACCCAATCAATTTGATCATAAAAAGAACCGTTGAAAGAAAAGTGAGATTGGGCTGTGGCTATGTGAAAAAGATCTTTAAGCTCCTTAGTTGAAAAATTGGTATTGGTATACTGAGTGATGTAACTAACAGCTAAGTGTATACTTTCCTCTAGAGGAATGTTCATGAAAAGGCTTTCCACATCAAACGACATCATGAACTTGTTGTGCATTGAcagtttttggatttcattaacGAAAGAGAACGAATCCTCAACGCAGAACTCAGCGGGAATGAGGGGTGTCAATAAATTAAACAGGTACTTGGCCAGATTGTAAATGTAGGCCCCGATGAAAGAGACGATCGGCCAGAAGGGAGGGACCGCACCCTGCTGCCCGTGGTTTGTGCATCTTGGGGAGGCCATAAATTCGAGCCGGGTTTGATCCTTTAGGATAGTTTCTGCTATAGTCATCATCCTCAAAGTGTCCCTTCTTGTTTACCTTCCCTCTCTAAGGTTGGGTCTTGTGTCTGTGGTTTAAATTTCGATTCCATCCACAAACCGATGATGGCACAGGagttgccgaaacatgtcttttttcaagtttaaaagtcttGTTCTCTTCATTAAGATTGTTACAAAATTGCTGCTTTTACGTCCTTTGAATACATAATACATTTTCGCTTAAGGATATACAGTGTAAAtcgtataat from Montipora capricornis isolate CH-2021 chromosome 2, ASM3666992v2, whole genome shotgun sequence includes the following:
- the LOC138038956 gene encoding uncharacterized protein isoform X1, which translates into the protein MAAAEGARIPLSVEQTREHSAHPTTNRFWPSRARIAILGKCKQFSDDIQFNQVYGYPLHPIIFGRHGSFLVVQYIVAVKDEHSGELWACKTSSEVEQLYITGGGMFRIIPEVRPYAYIFSSKMDFKGQQLRDYEGNITFLLPVERDNPCYYMVGMQLCRSSNYGDEVLDERSWQIKSHERGTDPRDFQNGRTITEVEKPIPKIKIQGVLAGRTARVIRMHFQNLGDNGQYDQFLRDMQKLDASVGGKPRFNDLVLAVKLEEAIMNFGQNKMDDCLATCQYVCARATRHNSGNWPFLQAKAYYIISAVYRQAEDFDLANEYMEKSSECLEPACLNEETAVNRYNAAALLAERSAAVGLTSDEEHLAERLFEEVAGIWAEQKENESKRCVIRSMNRLIMFLLKTSRTKFPDLRKDVSEVRLAKASEVIKKCERNLLPQCPKRLKGTFLMGKADYFIRRATRKGPGITEQERREDLITEATNVLEEAMDISRELRMQTEIDGIRDRMRTIQAIFANGFQWLNERAATVGVRNEPCQGNTNDLDDFLAVLLREEQERNRRRADQCTE
- the LOC138038956 gene encoding uncharacterized protein isoform X2; amino-acid sequence: MAAAEGARIPLSVEQTREHSAHPTTNRFWPSRARIAILGKCKQFSDDIQFNQVYGYPLHPIIFGRHGSFLVVQYIVAVKDEHSGELWACKTSSEVEQLYITGGGMFRIIPEVRPYAYIFSSKMDFKGQQLRDYEGNITFLLPVERDNPCYYMVGMQLCRSSNYGDEVLDERSWQIKSHERGTDPRDFQNGRTITEVEKPIPKIKIQGVLAGRTARVIRMHFQNLGDNGQYDQFLRDMQKLDASVGGKPRFNDLVLAVKLEEAIMNFGQNKMDDCLATCQYVCARATRHNSGNWPFLQAKAYYIISAVYRQAEDFDLANEYMEKSSECLEPACLNEETAVNRYNAAALLAERSAAVGLTSDEEHLAERLFEEVAGIWAEQKENESKRCVIRSMNRLIMFLLKTSRTKFPDLRKDVSEVRLAKASEVIKKCERNLLPQCPKRLKGTFLMGKADYFIRRATRKGPGITEQERREDLITATNVLEEAMDISRELRMQTEIDGIRDRMRTIQAIFANGFQWLNERAATVGVRNEPCQGNTNDLDDFLAVLLREEQERNRRRADQCTE
- the LOC138038956 gene encoding uncharacterized protein isoform X3 encodes the protein MFRIIPEVRPYAYIFSSKMDFKGQQLRDYEGNITFLLPVERDNPCYYMVGMQLCRSSNYGDEVLDERSWQIKSHERGTDPRDFQNGRTITEVEKPIPKIKIQGVLAGRTARVIRMHFQNLGDNGQYDQFLRDMQKLDASVGGKPRFNDLVLAVKLEEAIMNFGQNKMDDCLATCQYVCARATRHNSGNWPFLQAKAYYIISAVYRQAEDFDLANEYMEKSSECLEPACLNEETAVNRYNAAALLAERSAAVGLTSDEEHLAERLFEEVAGIWAEQKENESKRCVIRSMNRLIMFLLKTSRTKFPDLRKDVSEVRLAKASEVIKKCERNLLPQCPKRLKGTFLMGKADYFIRRATRKGPGITEQERREDLITEATNVLEEAMDISRELRMQTEIDGIRDRMRTIQAIFANGFQWLNERAATVGVRNEPCQGNTNDLDDFLAVLLREEQERNRRRADQCTE